In Methanooceanicella nereidis, one DNA window encodes the following:
- a CDS encoding DUF72 domain-containing protein yields the protein MPVLIGTSGWSYDDWVGTFYPPHLKKEEWLSYYARFFKTTEINSTYYSFPTAAVVNSWISKASGFSGFEYSVKFPKRVTHDSLLSDVSHALEFEEKVLSPLSDSGYLGGVLIQLSPYFKMIDEERTTDHLSRLQSLLESLDTKKFDYAIEFRHRSWLEDKGLNAGVRDLLQRSGVAVCAVDGPSMPGMIEDTADHAYIRFHGRNPDIWYGKDRDMKGRMNRYDYVYREEELAPWKGRLGSLKAKGAVRVYFNNHPRANAVKNAMMFETMLGLKEKQEVPHIAAQSSLSSYFDQ from the coding sequence ATGCCTGTCCTTATCGGTACTTCCGGCTGGTCATATGATGACTGGGTGGGAACGTTTTACCCTCCCCATCTTAAAAAAGAAGAATGGTTATCCTATTATGCCAGGTTCTTCAAGACCACGGAAATAAACAGCACATATTACAGCTTTCCTACCGCCGCGGTGGTCAATAGCTGGATATCGAAGGCATCTGGATTTTCCGGATTTGAATATTCCGTGAAGTTCCCAAAGCGCGTCACTCACGATAGCCTGCTTTCTGACGTCAGTCACGCTCTCGAGTTCGAGGAAAAAGTTTTGTCGCCTTTATCCGATTCAGGGTATCTTGGCGGGGTATTGATACAGCTATCGCCTTACTTTAAGATGATCGACGAAGAAAGAACTACGGACCATCTTAGCCGCCTTCAAAGTTTACTTGAAAGCCTGGACACTAAAAAATTCGATTACGCTATAGAGTTCCGTCACCGCTCATGGCTCGAGGATAAGGGCCTGAACGCCGGGGTCAGGGATCTGCTCCAAAGGTCGGGCGTCGCAGTATGCGCCGTCGACGGGCCGTCCATGCCGGGCATGATCGAGGATACGGCAGATCATGCTTACATCAGGTTCCATGGCCGCAACCCTGACATATGGTACGGTAAGGACAGGGACATGAAGGGAAGGATGAACCGCTACGATTATGTTTACCGGGAAGAGGAGCTTGCCCCGTGGAAAGGCCGCTTAGGAAGCCTGAAGGCTAAAGGCGCCGTCAGGGTATACTTTAATAATCACCCGAGGGCGAATGCGGTAAAAAATGCGATGATGTTCGAGACGATGCTGGGATTAAAGGAAAAACAGGAAGTTCCCCACATTGCCGCACAGTCGAGCCTCTCAAGTTATTTTGATCAGTGA